The Actinomycetota bacterium sequence TTTTCATCATACAAAAATCCGTCCAGTTTCCGGTCAGTGGCAAGGATAGTATAAACCTTGGCCATTTCATCTGGGGATATTGAAAATCTGCTTTTAATTTTATACATGAATTTAAAAATAGAGCTTATGTTTTGATACCTGTTCATATCAATTTTTACATTAGTTACACGCACTGCATAAACAGAGACATTCGTATTTGAAAGCTTTTCTTTAAGGGACAAGCTGTTCATAAGCAATGCAAGTTTATTCTGGTAATAAGTCGCAGCTGGATTATATTTCTTCTGTCCTTGTAAATTATCAAAATCAAGTTTCAAGTTTGGGTAAAGCATAAGCCCTTGAGAAGATATATTGATAACTCTGGCATCACTGCTATCCTTCAACAAACTTAAGAGCTTGTTTGTAAGTAAAAATGGCGCTAGTACGTTTGTAGCAAATTGAGATTCATTTCCCTCAACAGTAATATTTGCAGATTTCCTGCTTAAATCAAAATCAGCGGCATTATTAATCAGAACATCTAATTCTCCAAAATTTGATATAAATTCATCCGCAAAGTCCCCAGTTTCTGACATCAAAGATAAATCCACTTTCATTACATATACATTAATGTTATTTGTTATCCTTTTTATCTGTTCACAAGCTTTTTCTCCAGATAGAATATTACGGCAAGCAAGAATAACACGATATCCTTTTGCGGCAATTTGTTCTGCAACACTTTTTCCAATTCCGGAATTTGCACCAGTTATTATACATGTGCTCATAGACAAGACTCCTTATAAAAATTATTTTTCAATAAATTAAGGCATTCTCCAAGCTCATTTATCATCAACCTGATATCTGAATTATTTCTAATAGGTATTTTTGAAAGATAGCCCTCTGTAAAGTATAATAATATTTTAAAAACAAGGTTTATATCTATATCCGGCTTAAACTTTGAATCATCTATACCTTTTAAAGCTATTTGA is a genomic window containing:
- a CDS encoding SDR family NAD(P)-dependent oxidoreductase, giving the protein MSTCIITGANSGIGKSVAEQIAAKGYRVILACRNILSGEKACEQIKRITNNINVYVMKVDLSLMSETGDFADEFISNFGELDVLINNAADFDLSRKSANITVEGNESQFATNVLAPFLLTNKLLSLLKDSSDARVINISSQGLMLYPNLKLDFDNLQGQKKYNPAATYYQNKLALLMNSLSLKEKLSNTNVSVYAVRVTNVKIDMNRYQNISSIFKFMYKIKSRFSISPDEMAKVYTILATDRKLDGFLYDEKMREVKANRFVYEKEPRNQLWKICESLTSLNND